Proteins encoded in a region of the Acomys russatus chromosome 14, mAcoRus1.1, whole genome shotgun sequence genome:
- the LOC127197954 gene encoding transketolase-like protein 2, which translates to MALVNDATLDSKTLQVLQDVANRLRIHSIRAVCACNAGHPTLCCSATEIMAALFFHTMRYKQTDPEHPENDRFVLSQGHTVPILCAVWVEMGRICESDLLNLRKIDCDLEGQSIPRLSFVDVATGPLGQGLGVACGMAYIGKYFDKASYRVFCLMEHGESFFEGSVWGALAFASHYNLDNLVAIFDVNRLRQSGTTPLEHSPDVYVERCQAFGWNTHVVDGHDVEALCRAFWKATQVKSKPTALIAQTFKGRGIPDVEDAENWHGKPMPKVSTDGIVKFIESQIQTNRSLTPTAPAEDSPQISSSNLEITSPPAYKLGDGKATREACGLALAKLGHSNKRLFVLDGDTNNSIFSEIFKKEHPEHFIDCFMAEQSMLSVALGCATRGQTIVFVSTFASFLTRTFNQIQRRAVSQTSINFIGSHCGVPVGEDGPSQMILEDLAMFRSIPHCTVFYPSDAVATERAVYLAAVTKGVCFIRTSRPKTAVIYTSQENFVIGQAKVIRRSAADKVTVIGAGVTLHEALVAADELAQQGISVRVIDPFTVKPLDVATIVQSAKATGGRVVTVEDHCREGGIGEAVCAAVAREPDVIVRHLAVRGVPPSGQPGELLELCGISARHIIAAVKEVLMK; encoded by the coding sequence ATGGCCTTGGTCAACGATGCCACGCTGGACTCTAAGACTTTACAGGTGCTTCAGGATGTGGCCAATCGCCTGCGAATCCACTCAATCAGGGCCGTGTGCGCCTGCAACGCGGGGCATCCCACGTTGTGCTGCAGTGCCACGGAGATCATGGCGGCGCTCTTCTTCCACACCATGAGGTACAAACAAACAGACCCGGAACACCCTGAAAATGACCGCTTTGTCCTCTCCCAGGGCCACACGGTGCCCATCCTCTGTGCAGTTTGGGTGGAGATGGGCCGTATCTGTGAATCCGACTTGTTAAACTTGCGGAAAATCGACTGCGACCTGGAGGGTCAATCCATCCCGCGGCTGTCGTTTGTCGATGTGGCCACAGGGCCCCTTGGGCAAGGACTGGGCGTGGCCTGTGGAATGGCTTATATCGGCAAGTACTTTGACAAGGCCAGCTACCGTGTGTTCTGCCTCATGGAGCATGGTGAGTCCTTCTTCGAAGGCTCTGTCTGGGGAGCCCTGGCCTTTGCTTCCCACTACAACTTGGATAACCTCGTGGCCATCTTTGACGTGAACCGCTTGCGACAGAGTGGCACTACGCCGCTAGAGCACAGCCCAGACGTCTATGTGGAGCGCTGCCAAGCGTTTGGGTGGAATACCCACGTGGTGGATGGTCACGATGTGGAAGCCCTCTGCCGGGCCTTCTGGAAAGCAACTCAAGTCAAGAGCAAACCTACTGCCCTAATTGCCCAGACCTTCAAGGGTAGGGGTATTCCAGATGTTGAGGATGCAGAAAATTGGCATGGAAAGCCTATGCCCAAAGTCAGCACTGATGGAATCGTCAAATTCATTGAGAGTCAGATACAGACAAACAGAAGTCTCACGCCAACGGCCCCTGCTGAAGACTCACCCCAGATCAGCAGCTCCAATCTAGAAATAACCTCTCCGCCTGCATATAAACTGGGTGACGGGAAAGCTACTCGGGAAGCATGTGGCTTGGCTCTGGCTAAATTGGGCCACTCTAACAAAAGACTTTTTGTTCTAGATGGCGACACAAACAACTCCATTTTTTCAGAGATATTCAAGAAAGAGCACCCCGAGCATTTCATAGACTGCTTTATGGCCGAACAAAGCATGCTAAGTGTGGCCCTGGGGTGTGCCACACGAGGACAGACTATTGTTTTTGTTAGTACCTTTGCTTCCTTCCTGACCAGAACCTTTAATCAGATCCAAAGGAGAGCTGTCTCTCAGACCAGCATCAACTTTATTGGTTCCCACTGTGGGGTGCCTGTTGGAGAAGATGGGCCTTCCCAGATGATACTAGAGGATCTAGCCATGTTCAGGAGCATTCCTCACTGCACTGTCTTCTATCCAAGCGATGCTGTCGCTACAGAGCGTGCTGTTTATCTGGCAGCTGTCACCAAGGGAGTGTGCTTCATCCGCACCAGCCGGCCCAAAACTGCAGTGATTTATACTTCACAAGAGAACTTTGTGATTGGACAGGCCAAGGTGATCCGCCGCAGTGCAGCTGACAAGGTGACGGTTATTGGAGCAGGAGTCACACTACATGAGGCGTTAGTAGCTGCTGACGAGCTTGCTCAACAAGGGATTTCTGTTCGTGTCATTGACCCCTTCACTGTCAAACCCCTGGATGTTGCCACCATTGTTCAAAGTGCCAAAGCCACAGGTGGCCGGGTCGTCACAGTGGAAGATCACTGCCGAGAAGGTGGCATTGGCGAAGCCGTGTGTGCAGCTGTCGCCAGAGAGCCTGACGTCATCGTCCGTCACCTTGCAGTAAGGGGAGTGCCTCCAAGTGGGCAACCTGGTGAGCTGCTGGAGCTGTGTGGAATCAGTGCCAGACACATCATAGCAGCTGTGAAGGAAGTCTTAATGAAATGA